One segment of Mus caroli chromosome 6, CAROLI_EIJ_v1.1, whole genome shotgun sequence DNA contains the following:
- the LOC110295580 gene encoding taste receptor type 2 member 39 has protein sequence MAQPSNYWKQDVLPLSILMLTLVATECTIGIIASGIVMAVNTVAWVQKKAISITRILLLLSVSRIGLQSIMLIEITSSIFNVAFYNSVLYRFSNVSFVFFNYCSLWFAALLSFFHFVKIANFSYPLFFKLKWRVSELMPWLLWLSVFISFSSSMFFSKHKFTVYNNNSLSNNICNFTMKLYVVETNVVNVSFLFISGILPPLTMFITTATLLIFSLKRHTLNMRNSATGSRNPCTEAHMQAIKETSCFLFLYILNAAALLLSTSNIVDASLFWSIVIRIVLPVYPAGHSILLIQSNPGLRRTWKHLQSQIHLYLLNRF, from the coding sequence ATGGCTCAACCCAGCAACTACTGGAAACAAGATGTGCTACCATTGTCTATCTTGATGTTAACACTTGTGGCCACTGAGTGCACCATAGGTATCATTGCAAGTGGGATTGTAATGGCTGTGAATACAGTCGCATGGGTTCAGAAAAAGGCAATATCCATAACTAGGATTCTGCTTCTTCTGAGTGTATCCAGAATAGGCCTCCAAAGCATCATGTTGATAGAAATTACCTCCTCCATATTCAACGTTGCTTTTTACAACAGTGTTTTATATAGATTCTCAAATGTAAGTTTTGTATTCTTCAATTATTGTAGTCTCTGGTTTGCTGCTTTGCTTAGTTTCTTCCACTTTGTGAAGATTGCCAATTTTTCTTACCCCCTGTTCTTCAAACTAAAGTGGAGAGTTTCTGAATTAATGCCCTGGCTTCTGTGGCTCTCAGTGTTTATTTCCTTCAGCTCCAGCATGTTCTTCAGCAAGCACAAGTTCACTGTGTACAACAACAATTCTCTAAGTAACAACATCTGCAACTTCACAATGAAACTTTACGTTGTTGAGACCAATGTGGTCAATGtgtcttttttattcatttcaggAATACTCCCTCCTTTGACAATGTTCATCACAACAGCTACTCTTCTGATTTTTTCTCTCAAGAGACACACCCTGAACATGAGAAACAGTGCCACTGGCTCCAGAAACCCTTGCACAGAGGCTCATATGCAGGCCATCAAAGAAACtagctgttttctctttctctacattttaaATGCAGCTGCTCTGCTTCTGTCCACATCCAACATAGTCGATGCTAGTCTCTTCTGGAGTATTGTGATCAGAATTGTTCTGCCTGTCTACCCAGCTGGCCATTCAATTTTACTAATTCAGAGCAACCCTGGATTAAGAAGAACATGGAAGCATCTTCAGTCTCAAATTCATCTGTACTTACTAAATAGATTTTGA